DNA sequence from the Shewanella piezotolerans WP3 genome:
GTTTCAGAAGAGAGCTCCTCATTGCTATCAATAGCTGTCGGGATCGCAACAGCACTATTATTAAATAGTTGAGATTGATAACTAATCATCTTCTCACCTAATGCTTGTTGGATCAGCAGTCCTTTAAACCCTGAACAGTCAACAAAGAGATCTGCGTTCAATTCGCCAGTGTTCTCCGTGATAACACTACTAATATCCCCCTTGCCATTCAATCTGACATCAGACACTTTATCGTCTACGAGCTTCACACCTCTTTCAACGCCTTTTTTCTTTAAAAATTCACCTAACAATCCAGCGTCGAAATGATAGCCATAATCCAAACGCTGACTAACCTCTTCTTTCGCAATTGGAGAACGACACTGCATAGCAAGTTTGGAGGTGACAAAAAAATCATCCGGATGTGCATCAACATCCATTCCCTCTCGGCGAAAATTAGCATTTGAAAAAAACAATGGTACTTGAGGACTATCAATATAGGAGTAGAAAGGGTGGAAGTAGCTGGTTTTCTGCGGCGCAGTTATCCAATCGGGAAAACTTATGCCACATTTGTAAGTCGCATTTGCGGCTTTCATCCATTCTGACTCATGGATACCTAAACGATCGAAAAAACCTTGGAAAAAAGGTGTTGTCCCCTCTCCAACCCCAACAGTGCCAATCTTTGTTGATTCAACTAATGTAATAGTGCAATCTAATTTGGCCCATCTATGTGACATTAAATTTGCAGCCATCCATCCAGCAGTACCACCACCAACGATAATGATATGACGGGGCGGGATATTCATATTCTAACTCCTTAAAGTCGCATGATTAAATCTAGAAAATGCTATATTTTACTTTCTATACCATTGTACTAATAAAAAAAGCCAGTCAAGTGACTGGCTTTTTATTACTTTCTACTTAGCAATCATTACTGAATATAGGTTTACAAACGGAAGCTTGCACCAAGGTAGTAACGACGACCGTTTGAACTTTGAGTTCCACCTAAGCGAGCACCGTCTGAATCACGCTCATAATAGTTTTCCCAGATTTCATTGGTAAGGTTTAGCGCTTCGAAAGAAATAGTAATATTTTCCGTCGCATTCCAACTTAGCTGTGCATCCACTTGCTGTTGCTCATCACGGTACTGGTTACCAATCTCTGTTTTAGCAAGGAAGTATTCGCTACGATAGTTATAGTTAACGCGTGCACTAAACAGATCATCCTCGTAATAAGCACCTAAGTTATATGAATTTTTAGAAGTATTTGGCAACTCAACATAACTATCTCGTGTCGCAGCAACAACGCTACCATCTGGATTGGTAATCAATACAGCTTCAGTGACTTTAGCATCAGCCACATCAGTGTAGGTGTAGTTAACATAACCACCAAAACCATTATCAAATGCATGCTGCATTTGGAATTCAACACCGTCAATAGATGTATTACCACCATTAACTGGTGTTCTTAGCTGGTTAATCTGTTCACCTTCAATTACAGCTGAAACAGTTGTTGTATAAATGAAATTGCTAATGTCTTTCTTAAATGCTGTTAAACCAAGTACTGATTCAGGAGTGAAATACCATTCAGCACCCAATTCATATTGAGCAGCTGTTAATGGCTCTAAGAATGGGTTACCAGCAGAACCAGAACTAGTCTCAGGAGTTAAGTTAACCGCTGGAGCTAGCTGGAATGGTGCAGGTCGAGTTAACGCACGACTTGCTGCCGCACGTAAAATAACATCTGATGATAAATCATAAGCAATATTAATACTTGGCAACCATTCAGAGTAGTCACTTTCATACTTTACAGGGTCACCTGCAACTGTACCTTCTGAGGTTGTATCCGTTTCAACATAACGAAGACCAACGTTACCACGTACGCCTTCAACATTGAATTTTGCCATTGCATAAAGTGCACTGATTTTCTCTGACACGTCGAAAGAAGAGCTTCCTTGGAACACGTCCGTATTACGACATAGATCAGTACTAGTTGCGGTACACTCATCAACGGCGTATAGCGCTTTATACATAGTGTCACGGTCAGGCATAAAGTAGCTTTGTGATGGCATACTAGTATCTGCGTGATCTACATTGACCATATCACCTGACCAGAAATCACTTGCAGGGCCTAAGCTACCAGCGCCTATTGGGTCTAAACCAGCAAGATCAGTCTTCCAGCGATTTTGTTCCATTGAGCGGTCACGGTACTTACCACCTACTTTTATTTCTTCCACACCACCAAAGTCAACATACCAAGAATAATCTAACTGTGCGTACGTTTCTTTATCGGTTGTTTCATTCAATTGATCAAAAATACCACCTAACCACATTTCATCACCAGGGTTAGTCAACCATGGGCTAGCTCCAGTGAAATCGATAGCTGGTGCAGTTCCACCTGGGTTGGTGAAATCAAATGCAGCTCGAGGATCAGTAGCATCTACCCAAAATTCAGTAAAGAAATCTCGGTTAGTACCCTTACCTTCAGTCATACCCAATTGCCAATGTAACTTGCCAGTTTCTAGCGAGTAATTACCATCAAAATCGATAACTTGAGTCGACATTTCAGAACCGTCACGGAAAATATTGTCGTAAGCCATATGACGAGCCCAACCTGGGCGGTTTGGCAGACCAGTTACATCAAGGGAATCAACAATACCGTTAGTTACTGTACCTTCGTTAGTATCTTCACCCAAGAAAGCAACACCACGGAATGGAATACCGATTAAGTTAGAGTTAACGTTATCAGCTTTCATTGTCGAACTAAGGTAATGCAGCGTCATATCAAGTTCATCAGTTGGCGCCCATTGAGCAGTCACGTCATAACCGACACGTTCGCGCTCTTGCTCGAACAATGCAGAACCAATCCCCCAAGGAGTTGCGCCTTTTTCATCAGCTCCCTTTGGTGGCTCCATTAGTGGGTCAATACGTTCAATTGATGGTCCAAACCAACCGAAATCTTCAGTCGTTTCACGACGAACTGAACGTTTCTGATACGATGCAGAAACTAACATACCAAAAGTTTCTTCTTCGTTTTTCCAGCTATACAGTCCAGAAAGACCCGGATCCCACTCTTCAGAAAGGTCGCCGTATTGGCCTTCTACAGATGCGTTAAAAGTGTTTGCTTCTAAATCAAGCGGCTTACGGGTGTGTAAAATAACGGTACCACCAAGAGCACCTTCATCAATATCCGCTTGAGATGTTTTGTAAACTTCCAACCCTGAAATCATTTCAGATGCTAAAAGTTCAAAGTTAAAGTTACGGGTAGCATCAGAAAGGACAAACCACTGACTAGTACCAACGGCTTGGCCATTCAACAATGTTAAGTTTTGGTCTGGCTGAACACCACGAATAGTTACGCCTTGACCTTCACCAAATGTTCTATCAATAGTAACGCCAGGAATACGTGCTAGAGTTTCTGCAACGTTTTTATCTGGGAACTTGCCGATATCTTCAGCTGAAATTGCATCAACCGTTCCGTCGGCAAAACGTTTAGAGTTCAAGTTGGCAGCTTGTGAAGCACGAATACCACGCACTTCGATTTTTTCAATATTTTCATCTGCAGCTGCGGCATCGGCATCAGCCGCCATTGCAGACATAGAAAAAGCACTTCCAAGCAGAAGCGCTATGTTTGTAGCTAGTACAGTTTTCTTAAAAGTAGATGGTCGCATCTCGTTTCCCTTCCATAACTTATTTTATTTTTTTATATCCATAACCATTCCCCAACCGGAATGACAACGCTGTCATGTCTAGAACAAACATTACACAATATTTAACAGCTGCGCCACAACAAAATAACTGATGCGACAATTATCCACGTTTAAAACAACATGCAATCACAAGTAAAAACATTATTTAAAAGCAAATACAAATAGTTACGGCAAACTCAGAGAATAAGGCTAGATGCTATATTTTTTTTAATCTTGCAAAAAAATTCAAAAAATCGACCATCGATGATTGCTAATTATCTAAAAAGTTCGCACTATACGGCTAAAATCGATAATAAATACTGCCATCCCGCACTCGATTGTTAACGAGGCGTTATAGATAAAGTGTTATTGTCCAGCTCTCTAATTAATGAGAAAACAGCTTTATGAAAGTCACGATTAATGATGTCGCTAAACACGCTGGCGTTTCGATTAAGACCGTCTCTCGCGTTACAAATAACGAGCCTTCGGTAAAGCAAGCAACGATTGATAAAGTTAATGACGCGATTCAAGCGCTAAATTACCAACCGAATCTTGCAGCTAGAAATCTCGCGGGAACAAGTTCTTATGTCATAGGGTTTATCTATGACAACCCAAATGCCTACTATATTATCGATATGCAAAATGGAATTTTGTCCGCTTGTAAGGATCTTGGCTATGAGCTACTCATCCACCCTTGTGACTCCAAGTCTGCAGATATATGTGAAGAATTAATAAAGCTAGTGAAACATAACCGTTTATCAGGGTTAGTACTTACGCCACCTTTATCTGAAGATCCGGTGATACTGGCTGCGTTAGATGAGATTGATGCAAGCTACGTTCGTATTATTGCAGGAGAGAAAGTCAAAGATAACAATGGATTAGCAGTTCTAGTCAATGATAAATCAGGCGCTATCTCGATTACACAACACTTGATCGATCTCGGCCATAAGCGCATAGCTTTTCTTAGTGGTGATGAGCAACATGAATCAACGAAAGAGCGACTTGCAGGGTTTAAGCAGGCGTTAACTAATAATGACATTACTCTCGATGATAGTTTAGTCATTGATGGACAATATTCTTTTGAATCGGGTGTAGAAGGAGCCAAGCAGCTACTTAGTCAGTCAGATAAGCCAACCGCTATCGTTGCTTGTAACGATGAAATCGCAGCAGGTGCATTGTTCGCAGCAAGACTTGAGGGAGTTGATATTCCTGCTGATATTTCAATTGTTGGTTTTGAGGATAGCCCTTTCTCGCGCCAAACTTGGCCAAAATTAACCACTGTGCATCAACCAAATGAAAAGATAGCTCAAATTGCAACAGAGCTTTTGATTGCTAAACGTAGAGCGCAAGCCTCTGAGCATTCACGAATATTTGTTCCAGAGCCCGTTATTCGGGACTCATCAAGCTCACCGAAATAACTAGCCTGTCTGGCGCTAGAAAATAAAAAACTAACATGAAACCTTTTGCCACATGGTTTTTAAAACCATGTGGCATATAGTCGTTAGCCTTTAAACTGCTTCTTCGTTCTCTTCACCGGTTCGGATTCGGATAACGCGCTCAATATCAGTAACGAATATTTTACCGTCACCAATTTTTCCAGTTCGGGCAGTGTCGACAATCACATCTATCGCTTGATCCAGTTGCTCATCCTGTATCACTAGCTCTATTTTTACCTTAGGTAAAAAGTCGACCATGTACTCGGCACCGCGATAAAGTTCAGTGTGTCCCTTTTGACGACCAAAGCCTTTGACTTCTGAAACAGTCATACCAGTAATTCCGATATCAGCAAGCGACTCTCGCACATCATCTAACTTAAACGGTTTAATAATGGCTTCGACCTTTTTCATTTTAATACTCCTAAAAACTTGCTGAATTGACCCATTCTTTAGCCGATAGCTTAGCATGCAGTCCCAAAACTCTGAAGTACAAAGTGATTTTGCTCTGGTCTTAAAAGTGAATGCTGTCTTCTTATAACTGAACAATCTAAAGGATTGGGCTAAGTTGACTAGCCTACAAAACTACACTTATTAGTCCATCTCACTATATCATTCAAGGGTTGAATCTGATGTTAAAGCAAGATCAGGGGTTTACTCTAATAGAATGCATGGTAACGTTAGTTATCCTCACAATCTTATTAAGTGTATCCATTCCCAGCTTAAGTACAGTCTATGCACAAGTTAGAGCAAGCTTATCCATAAAAGAGATAAAACAATCCATTCAACTAGCGCGAAGTTATGCAATATCTTATGGCCAACGTGTAACCGTTTGCCCGCTAACAGAAACCCGTTGCAATTCTAACTGGGGTAACAACATTTCAGTTTTTAGTGACAGCGGAGAGTCTAATCATATTGATGGAACAGACCAATTACTATTCACTATTGGGCCTTTTGATTCTCGAGATTTTGTCCAATATAATCGCAGAGCAATACGATTTTTGCCCAGTGGTCTAGCCTCCGGCACCAACGGTACACTAACTTATTGCCCCGAGTCACTAAATAGCCAATATTCAGCCGCGATTATTGTCAGCCAATCGGGACGTTCAAGGTTTTCTAATAACAAAACCATTACCTGTAAATAGCCATAAGTGCTTACTCGCCAATATTTAGCTACTTAGTCATTATTTTGACTAGGAATTAGCGTTAATTTCTACTGTAACTATCTATTAACTCCCATATACTAAGAGGGATATTCAAAGAGAAATAAGTAATGAATAAGCGATATTACGACAAAGCATTCACCTTAGTAGAAATGATGGTCACTTTGGCTATTGCTACTATTTTACTGGTAATAGCAGTGCCGTCATTTACCGATTTTTATGAGAACTCGCGAAGTGAAGCTGCAAGCAGTAATATTCAGCAATCACTCTTTATGGCTAGAAGCCATGCCATAAGTTATGGCGCAACAGTCACTGTCTGCCCACGTTCAGGCTCTACATGTGGAACAGATTGGATTGATGGCTTTGATGTCTTCATCGATGTCAACGGAAATGGTTCTTATGATTCAGCAACGGATCAAGTCATCCGCAAAATAGACGCCTTTAATAGCGCTGATTTTATTAAAACTAGCCTCAAAAGCATAAGTTTTAGCTCTGAAGGGATGGTTTCCGGTACAGCAGCTTCCACAAGCAGCCGACAATTTATCTATTGTCCATCAAGTAAAACCAGCTCAAACTCCAAGGCAATCGAGGTATCTATAACTGGAAAAATTAGGCAATTTTCAGGAAGCTTAAGCTGTGGGTAATATTACTTTTAACCAGCATAACTAATAATGCACACCAGCAAATAAAGGCTTTAATAACAATATATCATCAAGCTAACGCCAAAAACCTTTTGCATCAGCCAAAGCCATAACCACATTATCTTAACGTTGCGCTATCAAGTTTTTGAGCTTTGATACTGGAGAAATCTTCCTCTAGCGCGACACACTCATATACATCTTTTATATAAGCACTCTGCCCTCGCTCATTATCCGCGGCTCTAGATGCTGGCAAAGAGGCCATTAAACTTGCTGTCTTATCCACTTGCCAACGATAAAAAACGACTTGCTCATTTATGCTTGTGTCTACATAACATTTAAAGTCTTGTTTGGACATTTTTTCCTCTCCAGCACCTGCAGCACTGCTCAATAAGAGGCTCATTAGTAGTAACCACTTCATTACCAACACCCTATAGGACTCTTCGCCCCAGTTTCCGTAATTTCAATGACTTTGCACGCCGAATCTCTAGAAGCCTGCTCCCCTTGTGCGGTCGCTTTCAAAGTGAAACTGCCAGTGCCACTTGTTGTAGCAGCGACATTATAGTAGCCACTTTCAGATACAAAAGGGTTTTTACCATAACCCAAACTAACCATGTTCGATGTATAGCTGCGGTTATCTAAATAGAACTGTTCCTGACGGTTTGCCGCATCGGTTAACACAGTTAACCCCTCAGCCCTAACTCCTTTTGCCACATAATCGATATAGGATGGGTAAGCAATGGTCGATAAAATACCTATCACTGCAACCACGATCATCACTTCAATTAAGGTGAAGCCCATATTTTTTCTCATACTTCCACCTAGTCATCAACATGATAATAGATTCGGTTAACCCCTAGTCCACCGCCAACGCATTTACTATCTCCAGCCTCACATGGCGGAGGTGGTGGGCAATTTAAACTACCTTCAGGGCACTCTTTATGTTCCATTTTATCCCCTGCTGCACCTATCCCGATTAGATACATGTAACTATCATCCTCACCATTTGGTGGAACAACAAGCTGAGGGGTATCGGGAACTCGCTCACCCATCTCTAAATATTCATGAGTGTATGAGCGTATGCCGCGATGTAGATCAAAACCATACAACCTACCAACTCCTGAAACTAAACACTGATTAGCGTCAGAGTTATCACCAGGCACATAGGAAGTAAAAAAGACTCGTCCTTGAATAATTGTAGCTGCAGAGAGGCTTTTCTCTCCCTTACCAGAGAATTGATAATACCAACCACGTTTAGTGCCAAATTCAATATTCTCTAATTCTGATTCTGGAGCTGCTGAGGACACGTTGTATAAGTTAGCCATAGTTATGGCTGCAGGTATTTCATTACCTTCATCACCGTTAAATGGGCGAGAAACAACATTCCTATCTTGTAAAGTGAAAAACTTGTCACTTCGCAGTAGATCTAATGGGTGGGGTCTATGCCCAGAACCAACCACAACTGCATCATAGGGCACATTTTGATAGGTCTTCGTAGTCGTGGTTGTACCATCTACGGTAACATCTACTTCTGAAATATTAGTGAACATCGTTTGAGCGACAGCTGCCTCAGCGAAAAAACGTCTATCCGAAGTTGTAGAAGCACCGCCTAGATCTGCAAATTTAAAGGCTGTCCAAGGCTTAATTGAATCTTTAGGGTTTGCGCTAGGAAGATCGATTCGCCAAACATTTGCCCCTGTATCTGTGGCGTAGAACCTGTCTGTTAGC
Encoded proteins:
- a CDS encoding P-II family nitrogen regulator, with amino-acid sequence MKKVEAIIKPFKLDDVRESLADIGITGMTVSEVKGFGRQKGHTELYRGAEYMVDFLPKVKIELVIQDEQLDQAIDVIVDTARTGKIGDGKIFVTDIERVIRIRTGEENEEAV
- a CDS encoding TapY2 family type IVa secretion system protein — translated: MKWLLLMSLLLSSAAGAGEEKMSKQDFKCYVDTSINEQVVFYRWQVDKTASLMASLPASRAADNERGQSAYIKDVYECVALEEDFSSIKAQKLDSATLR
- a CDS encoding TonB-dependent receptor, with the translated sequence MRPSTFKKTVLATNIALLLGSAFSMSAMAADADAAAADENIEKIEVRGIRASQAANLNSKRFADGTVDAISAEDIGKFPDKNVAETLARIPGVTIDRTFGEGQGVTIRGVQPDQNLTLLNGQAVGTSQWFVLSDATRNFNFELLASEMISGLEVYKTSQADIDEGALGGTVILHTRKPLDLEANTFNASVEGQYGDLSEEWDPGLSGLYSWKNEEETFGMLVSASYQKRSVRRETTEDFGWFGPSIERIDPLMEPPKGADEKGATPWGIGSALFEQERERVGYDVTAQWAPTDELDMTLHYLSSTMKADNVNSNLIGIPFRGVAFLGEDTNEGTVTNGIVDSLDVTGLPNRPGWARHMAYDNIFRDGSEMSTQVIDFDGNYSLETGKLHWQLGMTEGKGTNRDFFTEFWVDATDPRAAFDFTNPGGTAPAIDFTGASPWLTNPGDEMWLGGIFDQLNETTDKETYAQLDYSWYVDFGGVEEIKVGGKYRDRSMEQNRWKTDLAGLDPIGAGSLGPASDFWSGDMVNVDHADTSMPSQSYFMPDRDTMYKALYAVDECTATSTDLCRNTDVFQGSSSFDVSEKISALYAMAKFNVEGVRGNVGLRYVETDTTSEGTVAGDPVKYESDYSEWLPSINIAYDLSSDVILRAAASRALTRPAPFQLAPAVNLTPETSSGSAGNPFLEPLTAAQYELGAEWYFTPESVLGLTAFKKDISNFIYTTTVSAVIEGEQINQLRTPVNGGNTSIDGVEFQMQHAFDNGFGGYVNYTYTDVADAKVTEAVLITNPDGSVVAATRDSYVELPNTSKNSYNLGAYYEDDLFSARVNYNYRSEYFLAKTEIGNQYRDEQQQVDAQLSWNATENITISFEALNLTNEIWENYYERDSDGARLGGTQSSNGRRYYLGASFRL
- a CDS encoding tryptophan halogenase family protein, which produces MNIPPRHIIIVGGGTAGWMAANLMSHRWAKLDCTITLVESTKIGTVGVGEGTTPFFQGFFDRLGIHESEWMKAANATYKCGISFPDWITAPQKTSYFHPFYSYIDSPQVPLFFSNANFRREGMDVDAHPDDFFVTSKLAMQCRSPIAKEEVSQRLDYGYHFDAGLLGEFLKKKGVERGVKLVDDKVSDVRLNGKGDISSVITENTGELNADLFVDCSGFKGLLIQQALGEKMISYQSQLFNNSAVAIPTAIDSNEELSSETVSKALSNGWVWHIPLASRYGNGYVYSREYLSPEEAELELRHHLGEKAEGVKALHLSWTPGRISEHWKNNCVAIGLSQGFLEPLEAPMLNIIQRSIENFVELYEKSGFTREYQQEFNSDINSLIDGTRDYLQAHYKLNGRNDSQYWKDCRANVSQSKELKSILDGWIGNRNFDQVLRENIHNQVYFKTSWYCILAGMNHFQESNKPSLRAGKRNHQRAKEACLIKAGGFIKHKEQLAQIYSA
- a CDS encoding LacI family DNA-binding transcriptional regulator, with protein sequence MKVTINDVAKHAGVSIKTVSRVTNNEPSVKQATIDKVNDAIQALNYQPNLAARNLAGTSSYVIGFIYDNPNAYYIIDMQNGILSACKDLGYELLIHPCDSKSADICEELIKLVKHNRLSGLVLTPPLSEDPVILAALDEIDASYVRIIAGEKVKDNNGLAVLVNDKSGAISITQHLIDLGHKRIAFLSGDEQHESTKERLAGFKQALTNNDITLDDSLVIDGQYSFESGVEGAKQLLSQSDKPTAIVACNDEIAAGALFAARLEGVDIPADISIVGFEDSPFSRQTWPKLTTVHQPNEKIAQIATELLIAKRRAQASEHSRIFVPEPVIRDSSSSPK
- a CDS encoding type IV pilin protein — protein: MRKNMGFTLIEVMIVVAVIGILSTIAYPSYIDYVAKGVRAEGLTVLTDAANRQEQFYLDNRSYTSNMVSLGYGKNPFVSESGYYNVAATTSGTGSFTLKATAQGEQASRDSACKVIEITETGAKSPIGCW
- a CDS encoding GspH/FimT family pseudopilin, producing the protein MLKQDQGFTLIECMVTLVILTILLSVSIPSLSTVYAQVRASLSIKEIKQSIQLARSYAISYGQRVTVCPLTETRCNSNWGNNISVFSDSGESNHIDGTDQLLFTIGPFDSRDFVQYNRRAIRFLPSGLASGTNGTLTYCPESLNSQYSAAIIVSQSGRSRFSNNKTITCK
- a CDS encoding GspH/FimT family pseudopilin, giving the protein MNKRYYDKAFTLVEMMVTLAIATILLVIAVPSFTDFYENSRSEAASSNIQQSLFMARSHAISYGATVTVCPRSGSTCGTDWIDGFDVFIDVNGNGSYDSATDQVIRKIDAFNSADFIKTSLKSISFSSEGMVSGTAASTSSRQFIYCPSSKTSSNSKAIEVSITGKIRQFSGSLSCG